From the genome of Streptococcus lutetiensis, one region includes:
- a CDS encoding alpha-amylase family glycosyl hydrolase, producing the protein MQAIKDAGYTSVQTSPINQVIVDDGGNKSLKNWYYQYQPILHTIGHYQLGTEEEFKEMNRVADQYSIKIIVDAVLNHTTSDYNQISQEIKSIPNWTHGNKEIKNWNDRYDVTQNALLGLYDLNTQNPQIQQYLLKFLKTAVADGADSFRYDTAKHIELPGEYGSNFWNVILNNGSEFQYGEVLQDSISHEADYSKLMSVSASNYGNQIRNDLKDRCAAAGNLMNYLTQQILLLGLNLTILMPMMIFVLVGQ; encoded by the coding sequence ATGCAAGCGATTAAGGACGCTGGTTATACGAGTGTTCAAACATCACCAATTAACCAAGTTATTGTTGATGACGGTGGTAATAAGAGCTTGAAAAATTGGTACTATCAATATCAACCAATTTTACATACGATTGGTCACTACCAATTAGGTACAGAAGAAGAATTTAAAGAAATGAACCGTGTGGCTGATCAATATAGTATTAAAATCATTGTTGATGCTGTCCTTAACCACACAACATCTGACTACAACCAAATCAGTCAAGAAATTAAAAGTATTCCAAATTGGACACATGGTAACAAAGAGATTAAAAACTGGAATGATCGTTATGATGTGACACAAAATGCTCTTCTAGGTTTGTATGATTTGAATACTCAAAATCCACAAATTCAACAATACCTTTTGAAATTCTTGAAAACAGCAGTTGCTGATGGAGCTGATAGTTTCCGTTATGATACTGCTAAACACATTGAATTGCCTGGTGAATATGGAAGTAATTTCTGGAATGTTATTTTGAATAATGGATCTGAATTCCAATATGGTGAAGTTCTTCAAGATAGCATCTCACATGAAGCTGATTATTCTAAGTTGATGAGCGTTAGTGCATCAAATTATGGTAATCAAATTCGTAATGACTTGAAAGATCGTTGTGCTGCTGCAGGTAATTTAATGAATTATTTGACCCAGCAAATCTTGTTACTTGGGTTGAATCTCACGATACTTATGCCAATGATGATATTCGTCTTGGTTGGTCAATGA
- a CDS encoding GNAT family N-acetyltransferase, with product MSEFIGTVDLMNWSDGKEAEIGYIINKKFWGHGLATEASAKILELCFEVLGFEKVHAFCALENPASVRVLTKLGMTEMERLQNNKKYPGGWVTSQHFCVTKVNYSK from the coding sequence ATTTCAGAGTTCATTGGGACTGTTGATTTAATGAACTGGTCAGATGGAAAAGAAGCAGAAATTGGTTATATTATCAATAAAAAGTTTTGGGGGCATGGTTTAGCCACAGAAGCGAGCGCTAAAATTTTAGAACTTTGTTTTGAGGTGTTAGGATTTGAGAAAGTACATGCTTTTTGTGCACTTGAAAATCCGGCTTCAGTTCGTGTTTTGACAAAACTCGGAATGACAGAGATGGAACGTCTCCAAAATAATAAAAAATATCCTGGTGGCTGGGTCACTAGTCAGCATTTTTGTGTAACGAAGGTAAATTATTCAAAATAA
- a CDS encoding GNAT family N-acetyltransferase: MLEKQLREHSELEIWRLLLLPVTMADAKTMFAYTSDIENTKWGFPANQTIEETKNVIENIYLKSPLGRYGIV, encoded by the coding sequence ATGCTTGAAAAACAGTTGAGAGAACATAGTGAGCTTGAGATATGGAGATTGTTATTGCTTCCAGTGACAATGGCTGATGCAAAGACAATGTTTGCTTATACGTCAGATATTGAAAATACTAAATGGGGTTTTCCAGCTAATCAAACTATCGAAGAAACTAAAAATGTGATTGAAAATATTTATCTAAAGAGTCCTCTGGGACGATATGGAATTGTCTGA